One region of Drosophila teissieri strain GT53w chromosome 2L, Prin_Dtei_1.1, whole genome shotgun sequence genomic DNA includes:
- the LOC122619838 gene encoding uncharacterized protein LOC122619838, with protein sequence MAENTEYTDEGGEYEDDENQYLGEQHMMEEGPDEDLFSKLGESSDDPEQKRMYMEYLALIKEIDCQNKIIQDIKGNIMDMCAKPCKTRNELREIKRLRICMEQENIKLHTMMNRAVQLQNFGSHRHYKELPMTTTVDEDNLSPYMCGIGPCAPAGSATDPCSDEPSSCASVCGGGQRDNAGQDDKLICALQKAMQKMKGACPEDKKMIEEIACAIMSCKKQPVCVPGPCPKPCPPPPCPGPCQGPCPESSSSSIAPCPPPCPSKRKAPKAPCPQPQPPAKCESLEKLKRRIQSMQTSVKKLLQEVTNRDASEPCDVDDDDDEGEEDPCARPCPPRPPCPEDPDPLVICGGKRNTKADKYEKMKENYTRLLTEFQRKDCQMKEMQKRMKGICGPCPSKGGDGDADAAELNLLRARVNELKEEQLEFKCIMKEQSQQLEDYRNKYLLAQQKVEEQCVSLEKLNMNNKRIEQQINTEVKEIRAKFQEKLNELLHFPKLLENEQLKLAQVCKEKDEMQTKLVVVCKELKACKTQMEQQPNVDVRPQLAQCQMELTQARNELEELLRQRDLFCEQLKSTQDDLDTLRTESAKIIAGTKERAELIKSQQQEQINRLEKELAQCRATASLSVNDREAVIREMQGQLNTLSYSFDAAQKQIKTLRNHIAYVSNENCFPVKC encoded by the coding sequence ATGGCAGAGAACACGGAATACACCGATGAGGGCGGCGAGTACGAGGACGATGAGAACCAGTACCTTGGCGAGCAGCACATGATGGAGGAGGGGCCCGACGAGGACCTCTTCTCCAAGCTGGGCGAGTCCTCCGACGATCCGGAGCAGAAGCGCATGTACATGGAGTACCTGGCGCTGATCAAGGAGATCGACTGCCAGAACAAGATCATCCAGGACATCAAGGGCAACATCATGGACATGTGCGCCAAGCCCTGCAAGACCCGCAACGAACTGAGGGAGATCAAGCGCTTGAGGATCTGCATGGAGCAGGAGAACATCAAGCTGCACACCATGATGAACAGGGCGGTGCAGCTGCAGAACTTCGGCTCCCATCGCCACTACAAGGAGCTACCCATGACCACCACCGTGGACGAGGACAACCTGTCGCCGTATATGTGTGGCATTGGACCCTGTGCTCCAGCTGGCAGCGCCACGGATCCCTGCAGCGATGAGCCCAGCTCGTGTGCCAGTGTTTGTGGTGGAGGACAACGGGATAATGCCGGTCAGGACGACAAACTGATATGCGCCCTGCAAAAGGCCATGCAGAAGATGAAGGGTGCCTGTCCGGAGGACAAGAAGATGATCGAGGAGATCGCCTGCGCCATCATGAGCTGCAAAAAGCAGCCGGTCTGTGTGCCGGGTCCCTGCCCAAAGCCCTGTCCGCCACCACCCTGTCCAGGTCCTTGCCAAGGTCCCTGCCcggagagcagcagcagcagcattgccCCGTGTCCGCCTCCCTGTCCATCCAAACGGAAGGCGCCAAAGGCTCCCTGCCCCCAGCCACAGCCACCTGCCAAGTGCGAGTCCTTGGAGAAACTGAAGCGACGCATCCAGTCCATGCAGACCTCGGTGAAGAAGTTGCTCCAGGAGGTAACCAACCGGGATGCGTCCGAACCCTGTGACgtcgacgacgatgacgatgaaggAGAGGAAGACCCCTGCGCCCGGCCATGTCCTCCCAGGCCACCGTGTCCCGAGGATCCCGATCCACTGGTCATCTGCGGCGGAAAGCGCAACACCAAGGCCGACAAGTACGAGAAGATGAAGGAGAACTACACCAGGCTGCTAACAGAGTTCCAGCGCAAGGACTGCCAGATGAAGGAGATGCAGAAGCGGATGAAGGGTATCTGTGGTCCCTGTCCATCGAAGGGAGGCGACGGGGATGCCGATGCCGCCGAACTGAATCTACTTCGAGCCCGGGTCAACGAGctcaaggaggagcagctggagttCAAGTGCATCATGAAGGAGCAGTCGCAGCAGTTGGAGGACTACCGCAACAAATACCTGCTGGCCCAGCAGAAGGTCGAGGAGCAGTGCGTCTCCCTCGAGAAGCTGAACATGAACAACAAACGCATCGAGCAGCAGATCAACACGGAGGTGAAGGAGATTCGAGCCAAGTTTCAGGAGAAACTGAACGAGCTGCTGCACTTCCCCAAGCTCCTGGAGAACGAGCAGCTGAAGCTGGCCCAGGTTTGCAAGGAGAAGGACGAGATGCAGACGAAACTGGTGGTGGTCTGCAAGGAGCTCAAGGCCTGCAAGACGCAAATGGAGCAGCAGCCCAACGTCGATGTGCGACCTCAGCTGGCCCAGTGCCAAATGGAACTGACCCAGGCCAGGAATGAACTGGAGGAGCTTCTCCGACAGCGGGATCTCTTCTGCGAACAGCTCAAGTCCACTCAAGACGATCTGGATACACTGCGAACGGAGTCTGCCAAGATTATAGCCGGCACCAAGGAACGAGCCGAGTTAATCAAGtcccagcagcaggagcagatcAATCGGCTTGAAAAGGAGTTGGCTCAGTGCCGAGCAACTGCCTCGCTGTCGGTCAACGATCGGGAGGCGGTCATCCGCGAGATGCAGGGCCAGCTGAACACACTCTCCTACAGCTTCGATGCCGCCCAGAAGCAGATCAAAACGCTGCGCAATCACATCGCATACGTGTCCAACGAAAACTGCTTCCCCGTAAAGTGCTAA
- the LOC122619847 gene encoding LOW QUALITY PROTEIN: myosin-11 (The sequence of the model RefSeq protein was modified relative to this genomic sequence to represent the inferred CDS: inserted 2 bases in 1 codon), with the protein MLKPSRRPLATRQGXRPQNRQGISSSNTSMGLDFALDGKNGDQAEEKSSYASLSRQNSKVQDTGSASSLGFGEHCSPSISKLPKNSREGKEVNLIMSDGEPEDYRKAQVSKRKLPNSEAIGSKLKEELSKYKQELKDYNESTKDLEEKYMKINNELCEMQQKHKQFVSSRKQASQMDLGSEADPDGFYSSASSATSQMTIRRKSPQILRSNTSFMTVLSVHSSCDEIDTKKYASERKHHQHKGDPPSQINSVFDSRIVETLANRHVKRRKSAFEQDDREREPASFKDVYNVLKDVINTTQDHKYKHERDRGIRERDRDRESGELGQLLTTIKGLKSEQVQFRTLIRQQQERIADYHTRCVKAQDIMSTQKQEIEKLHVNNKQLESSIYHDIDSLRSKIDTKLKSVSHLPKMMRDEHSKYETVMRENCLLADKLHALQQEAMQLKVKIDELGRRKLVTINRLKAAERDLKIFKNYNSALKTEKRKLTQELSSMKDQLEQLQTSSKRQLCRHREQSEKQRRDLQKKIYDLELKLSRSQNSTSSLIQERDSLIAELQTQLHTLVHNFEVSQKHIRVLRRHIYSMTNHGAAGIGCSGSGSAGIAHLTSGGSHRPSLIRINQLDSRGSGNGRFGAPRTLKATI; encoded by the exons ATGCTAAAGCCATCCAGGCGACCATTAGCCACAAGACAAGG TCGACCACAAAATCGCCAAGGAATATCATCTAGTAACACCTCGATGGGACTGGACTTCGCGTTGGATGGAAAGAACGGAGATCAGGCAGAGGAAAAGAGTAGCTATGCCAGCCTCTCCAGGCAGAATTCCAAGGTACAGGATACAGGAAGTGCCAGCAGTTTGGGCTTCGGGGAGCACTGTAGTCCCAGCATATCGAAGTTGCCCAAGAACAGCAGGGAAGGCAAGGAGGTCAATTTGATCATGAGTGATGGAGAACCGGAGGATTACCGAAAGGCTCAGGTCTCGAAGAGGAAGTTGCCGAACTCGGAAGCCATTGGCAGCAAACTGAAGGAGGAGCTCAGCAAGTACAAGCAGGAGCTCAAGGACTACAACGAAAGCACCAAGGATCTGGAGGAGAAGTACATGAAAATCAACAACGAGCTGTGCGAAATGCAGCAGAAGCACAAACAGTTCGTGTCCAGCCGGAAGCAAGCCTCGCAAATGGATTTGGGAAGTGAGGCCGATCCAGATGGTTTCTATAGCTCTGCCAGTAGTGCCACCTCGCAAATGACCATCCGCCGGAAGAGTCCCCAAATCCTGCGCAGCAATACCAGTTTCATGACAGTTCTATCTGTGCACAGTTCCTGTGACGAAATCGATACGAAGAAATATGCATCCGAAAGGAAGCACCATCAACACAAAGGCGATCCTCCATCACAGATAAACAGCGTTTTTGACAGCCGTATTGTGGAAACACTTGCGAACCGGCACGTGAAGCGAAGGAAAAGTGCCTTTGAGCAGGACGACCGCGAGAGGGAGCCCGCTTCCTTCAAGGACGTCTACAATGTGCTGAAGGACGTGATCAACACCACACAG GACCACAAGTACAAGCACGAACGGGATCGGGGAATCAGAGAAAGAGACAGGGACAGGGAATCTGGAGAGCTAGGCCAGCTCCTGACCACCATCAAGGGCCTGAAGAGCGAGCAAGTCCAGTTTCGTACGCTCAttcggcagcagcaggagcggaTTGCCGACTACCACACGCGGTGTGTGAAGGCCCAGGACATCATGAGCACCCAGAAGCAGGAGATCGAGAAGCTGCACGTGAATAACAAGCAGCTGGAGTCGAGCATTTACCACGACATAGACAGTCTGCGATCGAAGATAGACACCAAACTGAAGAGCGTCTCCCATTTGCCAAAGATGATGCGGGACGAGCACTCCAAGTACGAGACGGTAATGCGGGAAAATTGTCTGCTGGCGGATAAACTCCATGCCCTCCAACAGGAAGCCATGCAGCTGAAGGTCAAGATCGATGAACTGGGCCGCCGAAAGCTGGTCACCATCAACAGGCTGAAGGCGGCCGAACGGGATCTGAAGATCTTCAAGAACTACAACTCGGCCTTGAAGACCGAGAAGCGCAAACTGACCCAGGAGCTGTCCTCCATGAAGGatcagctggagcagctgcagacGAGCAGTAAGCGACAACTTTGCCGCCATCGCGAGCAGAGCGAAAAGCAGCGCAGAGATCTGCAGAAGAAGATCTACGACCTCGAACTGAAGCTGAGTAGGAGCCAAAACTCCACGTCCAGTTTGATCCAGGAACGGGATAGTCTGATAGCTGAGCTGCAGACGCAGCTCCACACCCTGGTCCACAACTTCGAGGTCTCGCAGAAGCACATTAGGGTTCTACGCCGGCACATCTACTCCATGACGAATCACGGTGCTGCGGGCAtcggttgcagtggcagtgggtCGGCTGGCATCGCCCACTTGACATCAGGTGGTTCCCATCGACCCAGtctgatcaggatcaatcAGCTGGACAGCAGGGGCTCCGGCAACGGGCGATTTGGTGCTCCCCGAACGCTGAAGGCCACGATCTAA
- the LOC122626255 gene encoding MAM and LDL-receptor class A domain-containing protein 1 isoform X1: MKLFWALLLLSCALGSNSRCRESIHLEHGAMEIVNGSILFHCDQGYFLQGSKVFTCDRGIPRGKKPFCAKSGCQEYEQIENGFVLSSPLKAKITCLDGYVVVGNRIAYCDGDKWSTQLGFCGLRRSQTWNASCDFESEDMCGWTAEQSFWDTWKRVSAVADFHSERTGPQMDHTFQNHSDGHYVRMETESDAFGSYHFLSPLYPKELSLSTACFQFHYFMFGSGVGSLLVSIKPGSVSMEAMFNTNNFMKFEKTGSQGARWLEHTITIDEMDEDFQVVFTATDARSQYGDIAIDDVKLMNIAECADSVLTTATEPPEEPEELAMEDSLGYQMADCTGRCGQVAVPGRYLNEGCGCRESCLVNGNCCLNYITTCHADLFIAPHNETAFWRLWNRWSSGIKVAVARK; the protein is encoded by the exons ATGAAATTGTTCTGGGCGCTCCTGCTTTTATCGTGTGCACTTGGATCAAATTCTCGATGTCGAGAATCCATTCACCTGGAACACGGTGCGATGGAAATAGTAAATGGATCCATTCTCTTTCATTGCGATCAAGGATATTTCCTACAAGGATCGAAGGTGTTCACCTGCGATCGCGGCATTCCTCGAGGGAAAAAACCATTTTGTGCTA AGAGCGGTTGCCAGGAATACGAGCAAATTGAGAACGGATTTGTTTTGAGTTCCCCTTTGAAAGCCAAGATCACATGTTTGGATGGCTATGTGGTGGTTGGAAATCGCATTGCCTACTGCGATGGCGACAAGTGGAGCACCCAGTTGGGATTCTGTGGATTGAGAAGAAGCCAGACATGGAATGCCTCCTGTGATTTCGAGAGCGAGGATATGTGCGGTTGGACGGCGGAGCAGAGCTTCTGGGACACCTGGAAACGGGTCAGTGCGGTGGCCGACTTTCACTCGGAAAGAACGGGTCCCCAAATGGATCACACATTCCAAAACCACTCCGACGGACACTACGTGCGCATGGAGACGGAGAGCGATGCCTTTGGGAGCTACCACTTCCTGTCGCCATTGTATCCCAAGGAGCTAAGTTTGAGTACCGCCTGCTTCCAGTTCCACTACTTCATGTTCGGCAGTGGCGTGGGTAGTCTGTTGGTGTCCATCAAACCCGGTTCGGTGAGCATGGAAGCCATGTTTAATACAAACAA ctttatgaaattcgaGAAGACTGGATCGCAAGGCGCCAGGTGGCTGGAGCACACGATCACCATCGATGAGATGGATGAGGACTTCCAAGTGGTATTCACCGCCACGGATGCGAGGTCCCAATACGGAGACATTGCCATCGACGACGTGAAGCTGATGAATATTGCCGAATGTGCTGATAGTGTGCTGACCACCGCCACAGAGCCACCAGAAGAACCAGAAGAACTAGCAATGGAAGATTCTCTGGGCTACCAAATGGCGGACTGCACTGGTCGTTGTGGCCAAGTTGCTGTTCCAGGAAGGTACCTCAACGAAGGCTGTGGATGCCGAGAATCGTGTCTGGTAAACGGCAATTGTTGCCTAAATTATATCACTACATGTCATGCAGATCTGTTTATAGCTCCGCATAATGAAACCGCCTTCTGGAGGCTTTGGAATCGTTGGAGCAGTGGTATTAAGGTGGCTGTCGCACGAAAATAA
- the LOC122626255 gene encoding MAM and LDL-receptor class A domain-containing protein 1 isoform X2, with protein sequence MDPFSFIAIKDISYKDRRCSPAIAAFLEGKNHFVLVESGCQEYEQIENGFVLSSPLKAKITCLDGYVVVGNRIAYCDGDKWSTQLGFCGLRRSQTWNASCDFESEDMCGWTAEQSFWDTWKRVSAVADFHSERTGPQMDHTFQNHSDGHYVRMETESDAFGSYHFLSPLYPKELSLSTACFQFHYFMFGSGVGSLLVSIKPGSVSMEAMFNTNNFMKFEKTGSQGARWLEHTITIDEMDEDFQVVFTATDARSQYGDIAIDDVKLMNIAECADSVLTTATEPPEEPEELAMEDSLGYQMADCTGRCGQVAVPGRYLNEGCGCRESCLVNGNCCLNYITTCHADLFIAPHNETAFWRLWNRWSSGIKVAVARK encoded by the exons ATGGATCCATTCTCTTTCATTGCGATCAAGGATATTTCCTACAAGGATCGAAGGTGTTCACCTGCGATCGCGGCATTCCTCGAGGGAAAAAACCATTTTGTGCTAGTAg AGAGCGGTTGCCAGGAATACGAGCAAATTGAGAACGGATTTGTTTTGAGTTCCCCTTTGAAAGCCAAGATCACATGTTTGGATGGCTATGTGGTGGTTGGAAATCGCATTGCCTACTGCGATGGCGACAAGTGGAGCACCCAGTTGGGATTCTGTGGATTGAGAAGAAGCCAGACATGGAATGCCTCCTGTGATTTCGAGAGCGAGGATATGTGCGGTTGGACGGCGGAGCAGAGCTTCTGGGACACCTGGAAACGGGTCAGTGCGGTGGCCGACTTTCACTCGGAAAGAACGGGTCCCCAAATGGATCACACATTCCAAAACCACTCCGACGGACACTACGTGCGCATGGAGACGGAGAGCGATGCCTTTGGGAGCTACCACTTCCTGTCGCCATTGTATCCCAAGGAGCTAAGTTTGAGTACCGCCTGCTTCCAGTTCCACTACTTCATGTTCGGCAGTGGCGTGGGTAGTCTGTTGGTGTCCATCAAACCCGGTTCGGTGAGCATGGAAGCCATGTTTAATACAAACAA ctttatgaaattcgaGAAGACTGGATCGCAAGGCGCCAGGTGGCTGGAGCACACGATCACCATCGATGAGATGGATGAGGACTTCCAAGTGGTATTCACCGCCACGGATGCGAGGTCCCAATACGGAGACATTGCCATCGACGACGTGAAGCTGATGAATATTGCCGAATGTGCTGATAGTGTGCTGACCACCGCCACAGAGCCACCAGAAGAACCAGAAGAACTAGCAATGGAAGATTCTCTGGGCTACCAAATGGCGGACTGCACTGGTCGTTGTGGCCAAGTTGCTGTTCCAGGAAGGTACCTCAACGAAGGCTGTGGATGCCGAGAATCGTGTCTGGTAAACGGCAATTGTTGCCTAAATTATATCACTACATGTCATGCAGATCTGTTTATAGCTCCGCATAATGAAACCGCCTTCTGGAGGCTTTGGAATCGTTGGAGCAGTGGTATTAAGGTGGCTGTCGCACGAAAATAA